Proteins encoded together in one Etheostoma cragini isolate CJK2018 chromosome 11, CSU_Ecrag_1.0, whole genome shotgun sequence window:
- the ftcdnl1 gene encoding formiminotransferase N-terminal subdomain-containing protein, translated as MAVSSRAGRLVACLLNVSEARRTDVVETVATAALYNAEGGRREGTTVLNIFNDQDYNRSVITIVATIDSIKDAVLAACERACGLIDMRAHCGGHPCMGAVDLVPIYPLGEDVGVEDCATEARAVAEGLTERVPGTSAFLFGWADSPRQRGLAQRRKEMGWFKKTPDMQSIRPDIGPQPRQRFGLTGVGAGPYVMNCNVTIDTQDVAVGRSIAAAIRESAPGGLPGVQVLALPHEGAVEIACNVESVKGSPTGDTGAGDPWPCFSVGGQLYRHAPASLIAARVAQLAGGQGVATTGTALVGFTPRECRGLAELALSRGIAEFWKEQRGVRM; from the exons ATGGCCGTGTCCTCCCGGGCCGGCAGGCTGGTGGCGTGTCTCCTCAACGTGTCCGAGGCTCGCAGGACGGACGTGGTGGAGACCGTGGCCACGGCGGCCCTGTACAACGCTGAAG GCGGTAGACGCGAGGGGACCACGGTGCTGAACATCTTCAACGACCAAGACTACAACCGCTCTGTCATCACCATCGTGGCCACCATCGACTCCATCA AGGACGCGGTCTTGGCTGCGTGCGAGCGAGCCTGCGGGCTGATCGACATGCGCGCCCACTGCGGGGGGCACCCATGCATGGGTGCTGTGGACCTGGTACCCATCTACCCCCTGGGGGAGGATGTGGGGGTGGAGGACTGTGCTACAGAGGCTCGGG CTGTGGCTGAGGGGCTCACAGAGCGGGTCCCGGGCACCAGTGCCTTCCTGTTTGGCTGGGCGGACTCCCCCCGTCAGCGGGGGCTGGcccagaggaggaaggagatgGGCTGGTTCAAGAAGACGCCGGACATGCAGTCCATCAGGCCCGACATTGGGCCGCAACCACGGCAACGGTTCGGTCTCACAG GCGTCGGGGCCGGTCCATACGTCATGAACTGCAACGTCACCATCGACACCCAGGACGTGGCCGTGGGACGCAGCATCGCCGCGGCCATCCGGGAGTCGGCCCCGGGGGGGCTGCCGGGGGTGCAGGTGCTGGCTTTGCCACATGAGGGCGCCGTGGAGATCGCCTGCAATGTGGAAAGCGTGAAGGGAAGCCCTACGGGGGACACGGGTGCAGGTGATCCGTGGCCGTGTTTCAGCGTCGGCGGCCAGCTGTACCGCCATGCGCCAGCGTCCCTGATCGCAGCGAGGGTGGCCCAGCTGGCGGGGGGGCAGGGGGTCGCCACCACGGGCACCGCGCTGGTGGGGTTCACCCCCCGGGAGTGCAGGGGCCTAGCAGAGCTAGCGCTGTCCCGAGGGATCGCTGAGTTCTGGAAGGAGCAGCGCGGGGTCCGGATGTGA